Proteins from one Telopea speciosissima isolate NSW1024214 ecotype Mountain lineage chromosome 1, Tspe_v1, whole genome shotgun sequence genomic window:
- the LOC122659432 gene encoding protein DETOXIFICATION 56-like, with product MSVTSKLPEDPTPQVSSTPTSTFTPKWPANIKQLVSLELRTQGRIVVPLMAMNLTWFAKLAITTAFLGRLGDLQLAGGALGFTFANVTGFSVLNGLCGAMEPICGQAYGAKNYKLLHKTLIMATFLLLLTTIPVAFLWVNVDKILIYFGQQPDISIVAQKYLVCLLPDLLVISFLCPLKAYLSSQSSTVPIMFSSAIALVLHLPMNILLLRAKGLQGVSMAVWLSDLIVVILLGFYVLIVERRKGERWGEGGWWDQSLGEWIQLLRLCGPCCLTTCLEWWCYEILVLLTGRLPDAKQAVAVLAVVLNFDYLLFSIMLSLATCASIRVSNELGANRASPAYLSSYVSLATSIVSGCIGASVMVAARGVWGSLFSHDEGILKGVKKMMLLMAVLEVVNFPLTVCGGIVRGTARPWLGMYANLGGFYLLALPLGIVLAFKIRLGLGGLLFGFLAGVTVCLFLLLIFILRIDWGKEANKAQVRAGQEVCDPISEEDNTAVGDFDSSVV from the coding sequence ATGTCTGTAACCTCAAAACTACCAGAAGACCCAACTCCTCAGGTATCTTCAACTCCAACATCAACCTTCACTCCAAAATGGCCTGCCAACATCAAGCAATTGGTTTCATTAGAGCTAAGAACACAGGGGAGGATTGTAGTCCCTTTGATGGCCATGAATTTAACCTGGTTCGCAAAATTAGCGATCACTACCGCATTTCTTGGTCGTCTTGGGGACCTTCAACTAGCAGGAGGAGCACTTGGTTTCACCTTTGCCAATGTCACTGGATTCTCTGTTTTGAATGGGCTCTGTGGTGCCATGGAGCCTATCTGTGGTCAGGCTTATGGAGCTAAAAACTATAAGCTTCTCCATAAGACACTAATCATGGCAACCTTTCTCCTACTACTAACAACAATCCCTGTTGCTTTCTTATGGGTTAACGTTGACAAGATCCTCATCTACTTTGGCCAACAACCAGATATTTCAATTGTTGCACAAAAATATCTTGTGTGTCTTCTCCCTGACTTGCTGGTCATTTCATTCCTTTGTCCTCTCAAGGCTTATTTAAGCTCCCAAAGCAGCACAGTCCCTATAATGTTCAGCTCAGCTATTGCACTAGTTCTTCACCTCCCTATGAACATCTTACTTTTAAGAGCAAAGGGTCTCCAGGGAGTTTCTATGGCTGTCTGGTTGAGTGATCTTATTGTTGTAATTCTGCTTGGATTTTATGTGTTGATAgtagaaaggagaaaaggggaaaGGTGGGGGGAAGGGGGTTGGTGGGATCAAAGTTTGGGAGAGTGGATTCAGTTACTAAGGCTCTGTGGTCCTTGTTGCCTCACTACCTGCCTTGAGTGGTGGTGTTATGAGATATTAGTCCTGCTAACAGGGCGCTTACCAGATGCAAAACAAGCTGTGGCAGTGCTAGCAGTGGTGCTCAACTTTGATTACCTCCTCTTCTCTATCATGCTCTCATTAGCCACATGTGCATCCATTCGCGTATCAAATGAGTTAGGTGCTAACAGAGCAAGCCCTGCTTACTTATCTTCATATGTATCTTTAGCAACGAGCATTGTATCAGGTTGCATTGGTGCTTCTGTAATGGTAGCAGCCAGAGGTGTCTGGGGGTCTTTGTTTAGTCATGATGAAGGCATTCTGAAAGGTGTCAAGAAGATGATGTTATTAATGGCTGTCCTGGAAGTTGTAAACTTCCCATTAACAGTGTGTGGAGGGATAGTTCGTGGGACAGCAAGGCCATGGCTAGGTATGTATGCGAACCTCGGTGGGTTTTACCTGCTGGCCTTGCCGTTGGGTATTGTGTTGGCGTTCAAGATTCGGCTTGGTCTTGGTGGATTGTTGTTTGGGTTCTTGGCTGGTGTGACTGTGTGCTTGTTTTTGTTGTTAATTTTCATTCTGAGGATTGATTGGGGAAAAGAAGCAAACAAGGCACAAGTGCGTGCTGGACAGGAGGTTTGTGATCCAATCTCAGAAGAAGATAATACAGCTGTGGGAGATTTTGATAGCTCTGTAGTGTGA